A region from the Caloenas nicobarica isolate bCalNic1 chromosome 11, bCalNic1.hap1, whole genome shotgun sequence genome encodes:
- the CCDC66 gene encoding coiled-coil domain-containing protein 66 isoform X3 produces the protein MRGRLLSAMNLGDGLKLETEILDGKPRLILAASEDKSKPAMKMGNKARAPKQALRLKNTGHVLRSTQNACIKQENLMKPRSESSLSMTKGEKLQVTKHSTCETATRDHSLIFQRDSTNRCPDSENPDVVKKSKQKPQTPCVSAEDLRSLACLTQEQLQQILMTIKEGTRSISETPNEKQEEMATNEASEINSIALLHKPCEASPVPDETNSDSSRKQEGYPQPGQKVTKDSWKPADMFSTLGEREGEKALQEFRKTQWKKELDEQVALKKKLKETLEGEVGRFWAKPGNNKAHKEKVETLDPDKTLFPADSVTPTGEDSVCTAALATEAPQGPLDVSHAPAGQSANFSFSDLPAANLTAFVLGEAVPQEQPFSALKHEQQKKWLEELDKQKEEAKLRKIEERLSLSKAEEHDRWAMHFDSLKNQLSANAQHPLHGRYTEQPDSLCLSPGPKELTAFVHPFSPAALGNLTPSKVGNAEKAAKTSALEHSQKVSFLRSMTALLDPAQLEERDRRRQKQLEHQKAIMAQVEEKRKKKQLEEEQRRWEEQEEEQRLAREKEQLQKQFEDDVLRQKQKEELVTLKTNELYQTMQKAQELAQRLKQEQRIRDLAQKGHDISRLQKNLSGGDTEFENCNTDISHQSHNFTAGIKSQADQQSSPRKDTAVQTDDFSISACTESAEERTVCCGSPDISIEYQEPSSSKKYQKEMQNIDENKISGKETGGIYSDLYELYARKERQIKPSEKSSKRPDWNINKPEKRYIPASERYPKQLQKQRAENKVRRQMELLQLVERNAPGNLCPKKGGYSERSPSPHQEINLKNKEHRVRKEEKLHKNHLNEERSESPPVSAVRNRSYQGQQQIHASRFPVHNNADRREKQPRAGRAPSPQFVPYVRTNEVYYLDPDAPVTRPSTHDPQHRQSNGTGTDWELLV, from the exons ATGCGCGGGCGTCTCCTCAGCGCCATGAACCTGGG AGATGGACTGAAGCTTGAAACTGAAATACTGGATGGAAAGCCCAGGCTAATTTTAGCTGcttctg AAGATAAATCAAAACCTGCAATGAAG ATGGGTAATAAAGCCAGAGCACCTAAGCAGGCCTTGAGACTAAAGAATACTGGGCATGTTCTGCGTTCCACACAAAATGCTTGTATCAAGCAGGAAAACTTAATGAAACCAAGGAGTGAATCAAGCTTATCAATGACAAAAGGTGAAAAACTGCAAGTTACTAAACACTCCACATGTGAAACCGCAACCAGAGATCACTCTTTGATTTTCCAAAGAGACAGCACAAACAGATGTCCTGATTCAGAGAATCCTGATGTTgttaaaaaaagtaaacagaaacCTCAAACACCATGTGTGTCAGCTGAAGACCTCCGAAGTTTGGCATGTTTAACACAAGAACAGCTTCAACAGATATTGATGACAATAAAAGAAGGAACTAGAAGCATTTCTGAGACTCCTaatgaaaagcaagaggaaatgg CTACTAATGAGGCATCAGAGATAAACAGTATAGCATTGCTTCACAAACCTTGTGAAGCTTCACCTGTTCCAGATGAAACTAACTCCGATTCAAGCAGGAAACAAGAAGGATATCCACAGCCAGGACAGAAAGTTAC AAAGGATTCGTGGAAACCTGCTGACATGTTTAGTACCTTGGGTGAAAGAGAAGGGGAGAAAGCCTTACAAGAATTTAGAAAGACCCAGTGGAAGAAGGAATTAG atgaacaggtagcactgaaaaagaaactgaaagagacTTTAGAGGGAGAGGTGGGTCGTTTCTGGGCAAAACCTGGCAATAATAAAGCCCATAAAGAGAAAGTGGAGACACTTGACCCAGATAAG ACATTGTTTCCAGCTGACTCAGTAACTCCCACTGGGGAAGACTCTGTCTGTACAGCTGCTTTAGCCACAGAGGCTCCTCAGGGCCCACTGGATGTTTCACATGCTCCCGCTGGGCAGTCtgcaaatttcagtttttctgactTACCAGCTGCCAACCTCACAGCATTTGTTTTAGGG GAAGCTGTGCCACAGGAACAACCTTTTAGTGCTTTGAAGCATGAGCAACAGAAAAAGTGGCTTGAAGAGCTGgacaaacagaaggaagaagctAAGCTAcgaaaaatagaagaaagacTTAGTTTATCAAAG GCTGAAGAGCATGACAGATGGGCAATGCATTTTGATTCTTTAAAGAACCAGCTTAGTGCTAATGCGCAACACCCCTTACACGGAAGGTACACAGAGCAGCCTGACAGCCTTTGCCTGTCACCTGGCCCTAAGGAGCTGACTGCTTTTGTTCACCCTTTTTCACCTGCAGCTTTAGGCAACCTCACGCCCTCAAAGgtgggaaatgcagaaaaagctgctaaaaccagtgctttggaacacagTCAGAAAGTCAG TTTCCTGCGTTCAATGACAGCTCTCCTGGACCCTGCCCAGCTTGAAGAGCGAGACAGGCGGCGGCAGAAACAGTTAGAGCATCAG AAAGCAATAATGGCTCAGGTTGAAGAAAAACGGAAGAAGaaacagctggaggaagagcagagaagatgggaagaacaagaggaagaaCAGCGCCTAGCACGAGAAAAAGAACAATTGCAGAAGCAGTTTGAAGATGATGTGCTGagacaaaaacaaaaggag gaactcGTGACTCTTAAAACAAATGAGCTTTATCAGACAATGCAGAAAGCTCAAGAATTAGCACAGAGATTAAAACAAGAACAGCGCATTCGAGACTTGGCGCAGAAGGGACATGACATTTCCAGACTTCAGAAGAACCTCAGTGGTG gTGATACAGAATTTGAAAACTGTAACACTGACATTTCACATCAAAGTCATAATTTCACTGCTGGCATTAAGAGCCAGGCGGATCAGCAGAGTTCTCCCCGGAAAGACACCGCAGTACAGACAG atgactTCAGTATTTCAGCATGCACTGAATCTGCTGAGGAAAGAACTGTGTGTTGTGGATCTCCTGATATTTCCATAGAATATCAAGAACCCTCTAGCAGCAAAAAATACCAGAAGGAAATGCAGAATatagatgaaaataaaatttcaggaAAAGAGACTGGCGGCATTTACAGTGATCTATATGAACTatatgcaagaaaagaaagacaaattaaaCCTTCAGAGAAATCCAGCAAAAGACCTGACTGGAACATAAACAAGCCTGAGAAAAGATACATTCCAGCCTCAGAACGGTACCCAAAACAGCTACAGAAACAGAGGGCGGAAAACAAAGTAAGACGGcagatggagctgctgcagttGGTAGAAAGAAACGCCCCTGGGAACCTCTGCCCGAAAAAGGGGGGTTATTCAGAACGGTCTCCTTCACCTCACCAGGAAATAAATCTGAAGAATAAGGAACACCGAGTCAGGAAG gaagaaaaattacataaGAATCATTTGAATGAGGAAAG ATCTGAATCACCGCCTGTTTCAGCTGTTAGGAACAGATCGTACCAAGGACAACAACAGATCCACGCTTCTCGTTTCCCGGTGCACAATAACGCTGATAGAAGAGAGaagcagccca